In Methanosphaera sp. ISO3-F5, a genomic segment contains:
- the hisA gene encoding 1-(5-phosphoribosyl)-5-[(5-phosphoribosylamino)methylideneamino]imidazole-4-carboxamide isomerase, whose product MIIIPAVDLKNGKCVQLVQGEPGTEQVIIDNPDEVAMHWINKGAKRLHIVDLDGALGSGENLEIVKKIIQKSEVPIQMGGGIRTIEDAKKLLESGINTVIIGTMAIKNPEYITQLSEEYGSERICVSLDSKDNKVVTHGWTEYTDKSPVDYAKIFEEKGAGSILFTNVDVEGLLGGVDLKPVKELLSNINIPIIYSGGITSLNDLKILSELGTDYVVIGSALYKGLINFEDTLKFQK is encoded by the coding sequence ATGATAATAATTCCTGCAGTAGACCTTAAAAATGGTAAATGTGTTCAATTAGTTCAAGGAGAACCAGGAACTGAACAAGTAATAATAGATAATCCTGATGAAGTAGCAATGCACTGGATTAATAAAGGCGCAAAAAGGTTACATATAGTAGATTTGGATGGTGCATTAGGCAGTGGAGAAAACCTTGAAATAGTTAAAAAAATTATCCAAAAATCCGAAGTACCTATACAAATGGGTGGAGGAATAAGGACAATAGAAGATGCAAAAAAATTACTTGAGTCTGGAATTAATACCGTAATAATAGGGACAATGGCTATAAAAAATCCGGAGTATATAACACAACTATCTGAGGAATATGGTTCAGAGAGAATCTGTGTTTCATTAGATAGTAAAGATAATAAAGTTGTAACTCATGGATGGACAGAATATACAGATAAATCACCAGTAGACTATGCTAAAATTTTTGAAGAAAAAGGTGCTGGTTCAATATTATTTACGAATGTTGATGTTGAAGGATTACTTGGTGGTGTTGATTTAAAACCAGTTAAGGAATTATTGTCTAATATAAATATTCCAATCATCTATTCTGGTGGAATAACATCATTAAATGACTTGAAAATTTTATCAGAATTGGGCACTGATTATGTTGTCATTGGATCAGCATTATATAAAGGTTTAATTAATTTCGAAGACACACTTAAATTTCAAAAATGA
- a CDS encoding adenylyltransferase/cytidyltransferase family protein, with amino-acid sequence MASGTFDILHPGHVFYLEEAKKLGGTKAELFVIIATDKTVEKHKRIPIMPQDQRAELISKLEIVDKVFIGNEGNPFKIVQEIQPDIIAIGPDQKFSPIKLQKQLEDIGLRIKVVKIEDYKKFELDSTCKIIKKIKQTHFDEKVFEDCD; translated from the coding sequence ATGGCTTCCGGAACATTTGATATTTTACATCCTGGGCATGTTTTTTATTTAGAAGAAGCAAAAAAGTTGGGTGGAACCAAAGCGGAATTATTTGTTATAATTGCAACAGATAAAACAGTTGAAAAACATAAACGAATACCTATCATGCCACAAGACCAAAGAGCAGAATTAATATCAAAATTAGAAATAGTTGATAAAGTTTTCATAGGTAATGAAGGAAATCCTTTTAAAATAGTTCAAGAAATTCAACCAGATATTATAGCAATAGGTCCTGATCAAAAATTTTCTCCAATAAAACTACAAAAACAACTAGAAGATATAGGTTTAAGAATTAAAGTAGTTAAAATTGAAGATTATAAGAAATTTGAATTGGATAGTACTTGTAAAATCATTAAAAAAATTAAACAAACCCATTTTGATGAAAAAGTTTTCGAAGACTGTGATTAA
- the atwA gene encoding methyl coenzyme M reductase system, component A2 — MSFIEVKNVTKNFDNTPVLKNINLEINEGEVLGVLGRSGSGKSVLLNMLRGIPEYQPDEGEIFYNISICPECEHVDVPSKANTPCSCGGRLKEQKINLWKSTRSEFAAIKRRISIMLQRTFALYEEETVIENIMKSFEDQRDPDNINKAIELLKMTRMEHRTTHIARDLSGGEKQRIVLARQLAKNPMLFLADEPTGTLDPKTATLLHNALLSGVKDKNITMIINSHWPEVIEDLSDRVIWLENGEIKEEGNPSEIVAEFVEEIPLPPKHEAVAIGDPLIKMTDLKKYYFSVSRGVVKSVDGVTLTINEGEIASIVGLSGAGKTTLSKVIAGLVEPSDREIEVRLGEEWIDISQKGPQHRGRVTPHIGLLHQDFSLYPYKTILGNLTDAISLDLPSEFAKMKSLHVLTAVGFKEEEAASLLEKYPDQMSGGERHRVAIAQVLIKEPNIVILDEPTGTMDPITRRHVTESILNAREELDQTFIIISHDMDFVLECCDTAALMRDGKLLDHGKPEDIVDKLTSQEKTKMLNKQL, encoded by the coding sequence ATGAGTTTTATAGAAGTTAAAAATGTTACAAAGAATTTTGATAACACTCCCGTATTAAAAAATATTAATTTAGAAATAAATGAAGGAGAAGTGTTAGGAGTTCTTGGAAGAAGTGGTTCAGGTAAGTCTGTGTTACTTAATATGTTAAGAGGGATACCAGAATACCAGCCAGATGAAGGAGAAATTTTTTACAATATATCAATATGTCCTGAATGTGAACATGTAGATGTTCCTTCAAAAGCAAATACTCCATGTTCTTGTGGGGGAAGATTAAAAGAACAAAAAATTAACTTATGGAAAAGTACTCGTTCTGAATTTGCTGCAATAAAAAGACGAATTTCTATCATGTTACAGAGAACTTTTGCATTATACGAAGAAGAAACCGTTATAGAAAATATAATGAAATCATTCGAAGATCAACGAGATCCAGACAATATCAATAAGGCAATAGAATTACTAAAAATGACTAGGATGGAACATCGAACAACACATATTGCTCGTGATTTAAGTGGTGGAGAAAAACAAAGAATTGTACTTGCAAGACAATTAGCAAAAAATCCAATGCTATTCCTAGCAGATGAACCAACAGGAACATTGGATCCAAAAACTGCTACATTGTTACATAATGCTTTATTAAGTGGAGTTAAAGATAAAAATATTACAATGATTATCAACTCACACTGGCCAGAAGTAATAGAAGACTTATCTGATCGGGTTATATGGCTAGAAAATGGAGAAATAAAAGAAGAAGGAAATCCATCAGAGATAGTAGCAGAATTTGTTGAAGAAATACCATTGCCACCAAAACATGAAGCAGTAGCTATAGGTGATCCATTAATTAAAATGACTGACTTAAAAAAATATTATTTCTCTGTATCAAGAGGAGTAGTTAAATCAGTGGATGGAGTAACATTAACCATTAATGAAGGTGAAATAGCAAGTATAGTAGGTTTAAGTGGTGCTGGAAAAACAACACTTTCCAAAGTAATTGCAGGATTAGTTGAACCTAGTGATAGAGAAATAGAAGTTAGACTAGGTGAGGAATGGATAGATATCTCACAAAAAGGACCACAACATAGAGGTCGTGTAACACCACACATAGGCTTATTACATCAAGATTTCAGTTTATATCCATATAAAACAATTCTTGGAAACTTAACTGATGCAATTAGTTTAGATTTACCATCCGAATTTGCAAAAATGAAATCATTACACGTTTTAACCGCTGTTGGATTTAAAGAAGAAGAAGCAGCTTCACTATTAGAAAAATATCCTGACCAGATGAGTGGAGGAGAACGTCACAGAGTTGCAATTGCACAAGTATTAATCAAAGAACCTAACATCGTAATTTTAGATGAACCAACAGGAACAATGGACCCAATTACAAGAAGACATGTTACTGAATCAATATTAAATGCACGTGAAGAATTAGATCAAACTTTCATTATCATTTCACACGATATGGACTTTGTTCTAGAATGTTGTGATACTGCAGCACTAATGAGAGATGGAAAATTATTAGATCATGGAAAACCAGAAGACATTGTGGATAAATTAACTTCACAAGAAAAAACAAAAATGCTTAACAAACAATTATAA
- a CDS encoding deoxyhypusine synthase — MKVKHIEITNNMTISDFMEQLDESGVLGAGRISHATKLLADSIKDEDTKIFLSLAGPMIPGGLRKVVRDLVDMGYVDLIISSGANLTHDLVESFGGRHYISTGEDDEVLQDNGMGRIADIYTKSEDFEVFEEEIHKIFAKINEKYDTISIQKFIYEIGLLVDDDNSFIATAAKNNVPIFAPGLIDCMIGLQLWIYCQDNDFTISAVGDMAYLSDFVYGCKKVTACMLGGGLPKHYALASNILTGGIDAGIQITLDRSEGGSLSGAPLEEAKSWAKAKKGSNLVTVVGDATVLFPLIVASALDKING; from the coding sequence ATGAAAGTTAAACATATAGAAATTACAAATAACATGACAATTTCAGATTTTATGGAACAATTAGATGAATCAGGAGTTTTGGGTGCTGGAAGAATTTCTCATGCAACAAAACTGTTAGCGGATTCTATAAAAGATGAAGATACAAAAATATTTTTAAGCTTAGCTGGGCCAATGATTCCAGGAGGTTTAAGAAAAGTAGTACGTGATCTGGTAGATATGGGTTATGTTGATTTGATAATTTCTAGTGGAGCAAATTTAACCCATGATTTAGTAGAATCATTTGGTGGAAGACATTATATTAGTACTGGGGAAGATGATGAAGTACTTCAAGATAATGGGATGGGCCGTATAGCTGATATTTATACTAAGTCTGAGGATTTTGAAGTTTTTGAAGAGGAAATACATAAAATTTTTGCTAAGATTAATGAAAAGTATGATACTATTTCTATTCAAAAGTTTATCTATGAAATTGGGCTATTGGTTGATGATGATAATTCTTTCATTGCAACTGCTGCAAAAAATAATGTGCCTATTTTTGCTCCGGGTTTAATTGATTGTATGATTGGATTACAATTATGGATTTATTGTCAAGATAATGATTTTACTATAAGTGCAGTTGGGGATATGGCTTATTTGTCTGATTTTGTATATGGCTGTAAAAAAGTAACAGCATGCATGCTTGGTGGAGGATTACCTAAACATTACGCTCTGGCTTCTAACATACTTACGGGTGGAATAGATGCCGGTATTCAAATTACATTGGATAGAAGTGAGGGTGGTAGTTTAAGTGGAGCACCATTAGAAGAAGCTAAATCTTGGGCTAAAGCTAAAAAAGGTTCTAATCTTGTTACAGTGGTGGGTGATGCAACAGTATTGTTCCCCTTAATTGTTGCAAGCGCGTTAGATAAAATAAATGGGTGA
- a CDS encoding nucleotide sugar dehydrogenase, translated as MNFDTIKVGIFGLGHIGLPTAAILADNNIKVLGADVNKNIVDNLNLGKCTFDEPGLEDLVKKVVKNGFLSATDDLEYAARASDILIVIVPTPVYEDKKADLSYVVSACESIKKGLKKGKLVIIESTVPPETGINVVKPLLEESGLKCGEDFYLAYSPERALPNNTIYEMTHNVRIVGGFNDKSADLTAKLYSNITQGDIIKVKNITSAEMVKLMENTYRDVNIALSNELALICEKIDVNINEVIEAANYHPRVNIHTPGPGVGGHCIPVDPYFLIEVAEKYGGSAQLISDSRMINNGMPKHVLELILNNENINSQSTIGILGIAYKGNVEDIRETPSVDLIGLLLDEGFDVFVNDPFVKDEIIESFNVKSVDCEEVLSCDCVVLMTDHDMYKEITPDMIKNKLFISTRPILDSDIFRNAGIKFEAIGDIDY; from the coding sequence GTGAATTTTGATACTATTAAAGTAGGCATATTTGGTCTAGGACATATTGGCTTACCTACTGCAGCAATTCTTGCAGATAATAATATTAAGGTATTAGGTGCTGATGTGAACAAGAATATTGTTGATAACCTTAATTTAGGAAAATGTACTTTTGACGAACCAGGACTTGAAGATTTGGTTAAAAAGGTTGTTAAAAATGGTTTTTTATCTGCTACTGATGATTTAGAATATGCTGCGAGGGCATCTGACATATTGATTGTGATAGTTCCCACACCTGTTTATGAAGATAAAAAGGCAGATTTGTCTTATGTTGTTTCTGCTTGTGAAAGTATCAAAAAAGGTTTGAAAAAAGGAAAATTAGTTATTATTGAAAGTACCGTTCCTCCTGAAACGGGAATTAATGTTGTTAAACCGTTACTTGAAGAATCTGGATTAAAATGTGGTGAAGATTTTTATCTTGCTTACAGTCCTGAAAGGGCTTTGCCGAATAATACTATTTATGAAATGACTCATAATGTTAGGATAGTTGGTGGTTTCAATGATAAAAGTGCTGACTTAACCGCCAAGCTTTATTCAAATATTACTCAGGGAGACATAATTAAAGTAAAAAACATTACAAGTGCAGAAATGGTTAAATTAATGGAAAACACTTATCGTGATGTTAACATTGCTTTAAGTAATGAATTGGCTTTGATTTGTGAAAAAATTGACGTGAACATTAATGAAGTGATAGAAGCTGCCAATTATCATCCTAGAGTAAATATTCATACACCTGGCCCTGGTGTTGGTGGTCATTGTATTCCTGTTGATCCATATTTTTTAATAGAAGTTGCTGAAAAATATGGTGGTAGTGCACAGTTAATTTCGGATTCACGTATGATTAATAATGGTATGCCGAAACATGTTCTTGAATTAATTTTGAATAATGAGAATATTAACAGTCAGAGTACTATTGGTATTTTAGGTATTGCTTATAAAGGAAATGTTGAGGATATTCGTGAAACGCCATCCGTAGATCTTATAGGTTTATTATTAGATGAAGGTTTTGATGTTTTTGTTAATGATCCTTTTGTTAAAGATGAGATTATTGAATCGTTTAATGTTAAATCAGTAGATTGTGAAGAAGTTCTTTCATGTGATTGTGTGGTATTGATGACTGATCATGATATGTATAAGGAGATTACTCCTGATATGATAAAAAATAAATTATTCATTTCAACCAGACCAATTTTAGATTCTGATATATTTAGAAATGCTGGAATTAAATTTGAAGCAATAGGTGACATAGACTATTAA
- the wecB gene encoding non-hydrolyzing UDP-N-acetylglucosamine 2-epimerase: protein MKIGVVLGTRPEIIKMSSIIDEISNRNHECVIIHTGQHYDIEMSKQFFSDLNLPLPKYNIGIGSNTAIQQVSKIIVKLEEILVNEKIDIVLVQGDTNAVLAGALAANKLKIPVGHVEAGLRSFDKDMPEETNRILADNCSTLFFVPTVETAINLQNEGINHNSIHVTGNSIVDACQRNLDIALEKSDVANYIKFENYIALTLHRAENVDNPERLRNIINCLIKLEHDIVFPLHPHTRKSLETNGLYDQIANSKHIQITKPLGYLDFLYLLSNSRMILTDSGGVQEEAITLNIPCVTLRYNTERPETISAGGNILAGTDEKEIKTNIEKILNNENVYETMVKAVNPYGSGNTSKIILDIIEDSFNNNSLKIRQSEEIMDFKGYYLKVIDEEMTVKEFEEKYENHIIEQIFYENTPELIEDTSDLKDKIIIVKKFEQLK, encoded by the coding sequence ATGAAGATTGGTGTTGTATTGGGTACAAGACCCGAAATTATTAAAATGTCCTCGATTATTGATGAAATCAGTAATAGAAATCATGAATGTGTAATAATACATACAGGACAACATTATGATATAGAAATGTCAAAGCAATTTTTTTCAGATTTAAATCTTCCATTGCCAAAATATAATATAGGAATCGGTTCCAATACTGCAATTCAGCAAGTTAGTAAGATTATTGTAAAGTTAGAAGAGATACTGGTTAATGAGAAGATAGATATTGTGTTAGTGCAGGGAGATACTAATGCTGTTTTAGCTGGTGCATTAGCAGCAAATAAGCTTAAAATACCTGTAGGTCATGTTGAAGCAGGACTTAGATCATTTGATAAGGATATGCCAGAGGAAACTAATAGGATACTGGCAGATAATTGTTCTACCTTATTCTTTGTTCCTACTGTAGAAACAGCAATAAATTTACAGAACGAGGGAATTAATCATAACAGTATACACGTTACTGGAAATAGTATTGTTGATGCATGTCAAAGAAACTTAGACATTGCCTTAGAAAAAAGTGATGTTGCAAATTATATTAAATTTGAAAACTATATTGCATTAACATTACACCGAGCGGAAAATGTTGATAATCCGGAACGTTTAAGAAATATTATAAACTGTTTAATAAAATTAGAACATGACATTGTTTTCCCTCTTCATCCACATACCCGGAAATCTTTAGAAACTAATGGATTATATGATCAAATAGCAAACAGTAAACATATTCAGATTACAAAACCTTTAGGTTACCTTGATTTTCTATACTTATTATCCAATAGTAGAATGATATTAACAGATTCCGGTGGAGTTCAGGAAGAAGCCATCACATTAAACATACCATGTGTAACTCTCAGATACAATACTGAACGTCCAGAAACTATAAGTGCTGGCGGAAACATACTAGCTGGAACTGATGAAAAAGAAATAAAAACCAACATTGAAAAGATATTGAACAATGAAAATGTTTATGAAACTATGGTTAAAGCCGTGAATCCTTACGGTAGTGGAAATACTTCCAAGATCATACTTGATATTATTGAAGACAGTTTTAATAATAATTCATTGAAAATTAGACAATCTGAGGAAATAATGGATTTTAAAGGTTATTATCTTAAAGTGATTGATGAAGAAATGACTGTTAAAGAATTTGAGGAAAAATATGAAAACCATATTATAGAACAAATATTTTATGAAAATACTCCAGAACTTATTGAAGATACAAGTGATTTAAAAGATAAAATTATTATTGTTAAAAAATTTGAACAACTGAAATAA
- a CDS encoding CBS domain-containing protein: MLTSVQKEILQSLINLYRKSKCTSVKCESIADLMGRNAGTIRNQMQSLRSLGLVQGVPGPRGGYKPTLDAYHTLNIENDPCEIHVPIFVNDQAVSDISVNKIEFTNILRPGACEATITVLGDIKQLDLDNKIKIGPTPVNNLTVFGTIIGRDDVDNALLLKTEGILSIPNVQVKDLATPITCSIGYDESLTEVTKLMIEHNIKGIPVIVDDEIKGIVKYSDVIKMVAENKFEAKVKDFIDEDVAIAKETNTLMHSMGTLYQNDVSMLILLDENEKITGMVTFTDVLRRLVSFTN, encoded by the coding sequence ATGCTTACTTCAGTACAAAAAGAGATATTACAAAGTTTAATTAATTTATATAGAAAATCTAAATGTACCTCTGTAAAATGTGAAAGTATAGCCGATTTGATGGGAAGAAATGCGGGTACTATCAGGAATCAAATGCAATCATTACGGAGTTTAGGTTTAGTTCAAGGAGTTCCTGGTCCAAGGGGTGGTTATAAGCCTACACTTGATGCTTATCATACATTAAACATAGAAAATGATCCTTGTGAAATACATGTTCCTATATTTGTAAATGATCAGGCTGTATCTGACATATCAGTTAACAAAATTGAATTTACTAATATCTTACGTCCAGGTGCATGTGAAGCAACAATCACAGTACTGGGGGATATTAAACAATTAGATTTAGATAATAAGATTAAAATAGGTCCAACTCCTGTAAACAACTTAACAGTTTTTGGAACAATTATTGGAAGAGATGATGTTGATAATGCATTATTACTCAAAACAGAGGGTATATTAAGTATACCTAATGTTCAAGTTAAAGATTTGGCTACTCCAATAACCTGTTCTATAGGTTATGATGAATCATTAACAGAAGTAACTAAACTGATGATTGAACACAATATTAAGGGAATACCAGTAATTGTGGATGATGAAATTAAAGGAATAGTTAAATATTCTGATGTTATTAAAATGGTTGCTGAAAACAAGTTTGAAGCTAAAGTAAAAGATTTCATTGATGAAGATGTTGCTATTGCTAAAGAAACAAATACTTTGATGCATAGTATGGGTACTTTATATCAAAATGATGTTTCTATGTTAATTTTATTAGATGAAAATGAAAAAATAACTGGTATGGTTACTTTTACTGATGTTTTACGTAGATTAGTAAGTTTTACTAATTAA
- the truA gene encoding tRNA pseudouridine(38-40) synthase TruA, which translates to MRRVALKIAYIGTNFHGYQRQPDYRTVEGELLKAFFEAGVITDTWKAHYSVAGRTDKGVHSTGNVISFITDEEIRLNYLNGLLPKDVKIIGEAKVPYGFKVRFPLSRTYTYVQPLTPFEENKLDIDQMKEAMQYFIGEHNFRNFSKRNEKNPNRKIFDMQLFVEDNLLIFKVIGESFLWNMVRKMVTSLMWIGQGKLDLNDFKRLFEPIDLRERIRLQPSPANGLILSDMDYKNIKFKDCEYSKNKLITELQKQYIYHNQEKLTNLKMMKLLSKI; encoded by the coding sequence ATGAGAAGAGTTGCATTAAAAATTGCTTATATCGGTACTAACTTTCATGGTTATCAACGTCAACCGGATTATCGTACAGTTGAGGGAGAACTTTTAAAAGCTTTTTTTGAAGCGGGAGTGATAACAGATACTTGGAAAGCACATTATTCTGTTGCTGGTAGAACTGATAAAGGAGTGCATTCTACGGGTAATGTTATTTCATTTATTACTGATGAGGAAATAAGATTAAATTATTTGAATGGTTTATTGCCTAAAGATGTTAAGATTATTGGAGAAGCTAAAGTGCCTTATGGGTTTAAAGTAAGATTCCCCTTATCCAGAACTTATACTTATGTTCAACCATTAACACCTTTTGAAGAAAATAAATTAGATATAGATCAGATGAAAGAGGCTATGCAATACTTTATTGGAGAACACAACTTTAGAAACTTTTCTAAACGTAATGAAAAAAATCCTAATAGAAAAATTTTTGACATGCAACTATTTGTTGAAGATAATTTGTTAATTTTTAAAGTTATAGGGGAAAGTTTTCTATGGAATATGGTAAGAAAGATGGTGACTTCTTTAATGTGGATTGGTCAAGGAAAGCTTGATTTAAATGATTTTAAAAGATTGTTTGAACCAATTGACTTAAGGGAAAGAATTAGGTTACAGCCTTCTCCTGCTAATGGTTTAATTCTTAGTGATATGGATTATAAAAATATTAAATTTAAGGATTGTGAATATTCTAAAAATAAATTAATAACGGAATTACAGAAGCAATATATTTACCATAACCAAGAGAAATTAACAAATTTAAAAATGATGAAATTATTAAGCAAAATATAA
- the cofH gene encoding 5-amino-6-(D-ribitylamino)uracil--L-tyrosine 4-hydroxyphenyl transferase CofH — MLEKIYYKTLDNEITPQIALDLVHSENQFELFDTADRLRKTIVGEKVTYVVNKAIDITDHCIIGCKFCSFRNHENYMMTNEEISDSILQAKSVGATEICLFGGITKDMDINYYCDLIKNIKDNYDICLHALSPAEVFQTAKNSDITTYEALKLLKDAGMDTMTGASAEILVDSIRQQICPNKLTTNEWAQVVKEAHQLGIPTTSTIMYGSIESWEDRINHMFLLKEIQEETKGFTEFVPMTFLGENNELGKISNGATGIEDLKVHAISRIIFGNVIPNIQVSWVKLGLRMTQVALNCGANDIGGTMIEDKISTAAGGGYGGYLSVEKIHQLINDIGRIPQERTTKYEFL; from the coding sequence ATGCTAGAAAAAATTTATTATAAAACATTAGATAATGAAATAACTCCACAAATTGCTTTAGATTTGGTTCACTCAGAAAATCAATTTGAATTATTTGATACTGCAGATAGATTAAGAAAAACAATTGTAGGAGAAAAAGTAACCTATGTGGTTAATAAGGCGATAGACATAACAGACCATTGTATCATTGGATGTAAATTTTGTTCTTTTAGGAATCATGAAAATTATATGATGACCAATGAAGAAATATCTGATAGTATATTACAAGCAAAATCCGTTGGAGCCACAGAAATATGTTTGTTTGGTGGCATAACCAAGGACATGGATATAAACTATTACTGTGATTTAATAAAGAATATTAAAGATAATTATGATATATGTTTGCATGCTTTAAGTCCTGCAGAAGTTTTTCAAACAGCTAAAAATTCTGATATAACAACATATGAAGCATTAAAATTATTAAAAGATGCAGGTATGGATACGATGACGGGAGCATCTGCAGAAATTTTAGTTGATTCAATTCGTCAACAAATATGTCCAAATAAGTTAACTACCAATGAATGGGCTCAAGTAGTAAAAGAAGCACATCAATTAGGAATTCCAACCACATCCACAATAATGTATGGTAGTATAGAATCATGGGAAGATAGAATTAATCACATGTTTTTACTTAAAGAAATCCAGGAAGAAACTAAGGGATTTACAGAATTTGTACCTATGACATTTCTTGGAGAAAATAATGAACTGGGAAAAATATCAAATGGTGCAACAGGCATTGAAGACTTGAAAGTTCATGCAATATCCAGGATTATTTTTGGAAATGTTATTCCTAATATTCAAGTTTCATGGGTTAAATTAGGTCTTAGGATGACACAAGTTGCTTTAAATTGTGGAGCAAATGATATTGGTGGGACAATGATTGAAGATAAAATATCCACAGCTGCAGGTGGTGGTTATGGTGGCTATTTATCTGTTGAAAAGATTCATCAATTAATCAATGATATTGGCCGAATTCCACAAGAACGTACAACTAAGTATGAATTCTTATAA
- a CDS encoding ATP-grasp domain-containing protein: MKLLVFEYSSVCLDDNLVFEGFHMLRGLLNDLEHVSFFDTYFLIDEKLDVFSYENCKSICLDCELFEWLDTYINQFDYCLFVAPEDNLIQYRLTSLLEEKNIKILCPDSRASFVCSSKYLTYNNIPDDILKINTLKMKRDSVDLNKIEEDFKYNFIIKPDDRTSSDLIYHITNKDEFESVLNVYSDNNINTILIQEYLSGESVSVSVVCYEDDVNCISVNSQMIKSENNCLEYIGCTSPIEHDYKTELYDISKRIIKEVPGLKGFVGIDYIIHDKKIYFVEINSRITTPFIILQEKCNENLTENIIKTIHNKKTEKITFNGKGKFIKTNNISK, from the coding sequence ATGAAATTACTTGTTTTTGAATATTCTAGTGTGTGTTTAGATGATAATCTAGTCTTTGAAGGTTTTCATATGTTAAGGGGACTTTTAAATGATTTAGAACATGTTTCTTTTTTTGATACTTATTTTTTAATCGATGAAAAATTAGATGTTTTCAGTTATGAAAATTGTAAAAGTATTTGTTTGGATTGTGAATTGTTTGAATGGTTAGATACGTATATTAATCAATTTGATTATTGTTTATTTGTTGCTCCTGAAGATAATTTGATTCAATATAGGCTCACCAGTTTATTGGAAGAGAAAAATATTAAAATTTTATGTCCTGATTCTAGGGCATCTTTTGTTTGTTCCAGTAAGTATTTAACATATAATAATATACCTGATGATATTTTAAAAATTAATACTTTGAAAATGAAGAGAGATTCTGTTGATTTAAATAAAATTGAAGAAGATTTTAAGTATAATTTTATTATTAAACCTGATGATAGAACTTCTTCTGATTTAATTTATCACATTACTAACAAAGATGAATTTGAAAGTGTTTTGAATGTTTATTCAGATAATAATATTAATACTATTTTAATACAAGAGTATCTTTCTGGAGAATCAGTTAGTGTTAGTGTAGTTTGTTATGAAGATGATGTAAATTGTATTAGTGTTAATTCCCAAATGATAAAAAGTGAAAATAATTGCTTGGAATATATTGGATGTACTTCACCTATAGAACATGATTATAAAACTGAATTATATGATATCAGTAAGAGAATAATTAAAGAAGTCCCCGGTTTAAAAGGTTTTGTTGGTATTGATTATATAATACATGATAAGAAAATCTATTTTGTGGAAATTAATTCCAGAATCACAACCCCCTTCATTATATTACAAGAGAAATGTAATGAAAATTTAACAGAGAACATTATTAAAAC